In Candidatus Krumholzibacteriia bacterium, the following are encoded in one genomic region:
- a CDS encoding glycosyltransferase family 4 protein — protein sequence MRILIIAATYPPTRCGVGDYVRRVGRELRGIDEEVFVLTGEAEDLDHDHGDPTIASVGRRPAPRRVDDLRFDTEDHGVRLSRRVPAWDWGALDWIEAALRDLEPDVVSLQFHGEDYLLHPAVCAVPDLARRRGCPVVTTLHNLQRPVAWAEPADPLDHLLRGSAAWICTNAIDEARLRSHELSERLHVIPTGPCITDDRGRRTADPHGPLRIGYFGFLNPFKGIEYLLRAVAALHTEGRAIRLELAAGIHTDAPGRLRDYADFVGGEIERLGIGPVLERHGYVSDEEVGALLGRSHVAVFPFRDGVSGKNSSFWSTMHHATPTLTTRGPGVPPGLVDGQNALLVPAEDAEAIAERLRWSDAHRAELEAIGRAGREFVLRSFDWSVIARSMHEVFAASVDRGTAGAEEPR from the coding sequence ATGCGCATCCTGATCATCGCGGCGACCTACCCGCCGACCCGCTGCGGCGTGGGTGACTACGTCCGTAGGGTCGGCCGCGAACTCCGCGGGATCGACGAAGAGGTCTTCGTCCTCACCGGCGAGGCAGAGGACCTCGACCACGATCACGGGGACCCGACGATCGCCTCGGTGGGCAGGCGGCCCGCGCCACGCCGCGTCGACGATCTCCGCTTCGACACCGAGGACCACGGAGTCCGGCTGTCGCGACGGGTCCCGGCCTGGGACTGGGGCGCGCTCGACTGGATCGAGGCCGCCCTGCGGGACCTGGAGCCCGACGTCGTGAGCCTCCAGTTCCACGGCGAGGACTATCTGCTCCACCCGGCGGTGTGCGCGGTTCCCGACCTGGCGCGGCGTCGGGGATGTCCCGTGGTCACGACGCTGCACAACCTGCAGCGCCCGGTGGCGTGGGCGGAGCCGGCCGACCCACTGGATCACCTCCTGCGCGGGAGTGCGGCCTGGATCTGCACCAACGCGATCGACGAAGCCCGGCTCCGATCGCACGAACTCTCCGAGCGCCTGCACGTGATCCCCACCGGGCCGTGCATCACCGACGACCGCGGACGCCGGACCGCCGATCCCCATGGGCCGCTGCGCATCGGCTACTTCGGCTTCCTGAATCCCTTCAAGGGCATCGAGTACCTTCTGCGCGCGGTGGCGGCCCTGCACACCGAGGGCCGCGCGATCCGGCTCGAACTGGCGGCCGGGATCCACACCGACGCACCCGGGCGCCTGCGCGACTACGCGGACTTCGTCGGCGGCGAGATCGAGCGTCTCGGGATCGGACCGGTCCTCGAACGCCACGGCTACGTGTCCGACGAAGAGGTGGGTGCGCTGCTCGGACGATCGCACGTCGCCGTGTTCCCCTTCCGCGACGGGGTGAGCGGCAAGAACTCCAGTTTCTGGAGCACCATGCACCACGCGACGCCGACGCTGACCACGCGGGGTCCGGGCGTGCCGCCGGGACTCGTCGACGGTCAGAACGCCCTTCTCGTCCCGGCGGAGGACGCCGAGGCCATCGCCGAACGGTTGCGATGGTCGGATGCCCACCGCGCCGAGCTCGAGGCGATCGGCCGGGCCGGGCGGGAGTTCGTTCTCCGTTCGTTCGACTGGAGCGTGATCGCGCGTTCGATGCACGAGGTCTTCGCGGCGTCGGTCGATCGGGGTACCGCCGGCGCGGAGGAGCCGCGGTGA